From Sporohalobacter salinus, one genomic window encodes:
- a CDS encoding site-2 protease family protein, which yields METAQFVLLIPILLFSLSLHEYSHGKMADLLGDPTPEMSGRLTLNPLAHLDLMGALVLLITRRFGWAKPVQVNPRYFSNPRRGMMYVGLAGPAANIFLAVILSLFFKFFAIPFGLPRVVGVFLQIGIALNLGLAIFNLLPLPPLDGSKILRGLLPRKYDSTLRQLEGYGPFILLFLVFTGLLHNIIGPIWSFFYSILL from the coding sequence ATGGAGACTGCTCAATTTGTACTTTTGATTCCAATATTGTTGTTTTCTTTATCTTTACATGAATATTCTCATGGTAAGATGGCTGACTTATTGGGAGATCCTACGCCTGAGATGTCAGGAAGATTAACTTTGAATCCATTAGCACATTTGGATTTAATGGGAGCTTTAGTACTGCTTATTACGCGTCGGTTTGGCTGGGCTAAACCAGTTCAGGTAAATCCACGTTATTTTTCTAATCCTAGAAGAGGAATGATGTATGTTGGCCTAGCAGGACCAGCAGCCAATATATTTTTAGCTGTAATATTGTCTTTATTCTTTAAATTTTTTGCTATACCATTTGGATTACCAAGAGTAGTTGGAGTATTTCTTCAGATAGGAATAGCGCTAAATTTAGGGTTAGCAATTTTCAATTTACTTCCGCTGCCGCCTTTAGATGGATCCAAAATATTGCGGGGATTATTACCTCGAAAATATGATAGTACTTTACGGCAGCTTGAAGGTTATGGTCCATTTATTCTATTATTTTTAGTTTTTACTGGCTTGTTACATAATATTATTGGACCTATTTGGTCTTTCTTTTACAGTATATTATTATGA